Below is a window of Shewanella khirikhana DNA.
CTGTCAGAATCGCTGGCGTCCACGGTCACGGATACACTATCACCCGCAGTGACAACGCTGTCATTTTGAGGTGCAGAAATTGCGGTCTGGGGCGGTAAATTATTGGCATTCACCACCAGAATTTGTACATTGGCCTCGGTGGCTGCGCCCTTGTCATCGGTGGCTTTGGCCACAATCACTACGCTGCCGGTTTTATCAACTGACCAGGGAGAGCTGATGGCCGCGCCATTGGCAAACCACTCAAGGCTGACTACCTGACCATCGGCATCGGAGGCACTGGCTTCCAGCAATAGCTGGTCGCCCAGATTGTACTGTGCACCCGCCATCGGTGAGCTGATGGTCACATCAGGCGCCTGATTGCTGCCTTCACAGGCGCCGAGGTTTTTCCAAACGCCCCAGTCGCCGGATAGCGATGGGTCTTCGTTTTGGGTCCACCACTTGTTCCGGAACAGGGTGTTCTGGTGGGTCACCTGGGTGGTGGTTGCATAGATGGTTTGGGCAGCCCAGGGGGCAACGCCCTGGCAGTCTGCGGCGAAGGCTTGCTGGGCAAATGCGCCCGACAGCGCCAAAGCGGTACACAAAGCCAAGCGGTTCACGCCCATGGGGCGCCCGCTGTAGGGGGGTTGTTTCATACTCAGGACCTCAATTTATTTTATTAATTTAATTAGCTTTTAGCTTTTCCGAACCCCGGCAAAGCGGGTAAGCGGCCGAATTGCTTCGAGGACAGCATCGGTATTTTTAACTTAGCCGCGAAATTCCCAAAAGTTAACTACCTGAATATGAAATTTGATTACATTTTATACCAACATATTCGATCTAACTGAATTAAAAAGGGATTATTTTTGAAACAGAGTTGCAGTTTTGCTACAAAATTAGCGCTTATGAATATAGCGTACGCTTTAAGCAATGGCAGAGATCAGCCGAAAATCGTATACTGCGCGCCTTTCAACTAAACACCAGATTTGTCTGCATAACCACAAGGTTGCCGTATGCCACTGACTGATACCCTGCCCCAGTTTCCTGAGGCCATTGCCCGCCGTATTGATTCATCGGAAGCCCGTGTAATCAAAGCGGTTTTCCCCTCCAATACCAACCACCACAACACCCTGTTCGGTGGCGAAGCCCTGGCCTGGATGGATGAAACCGCCTTTATCGCCGCCACCCGCTTTTGCCGTAAACCACTGGTAACCGTGAGTTCCGACAGAATCGATTTCAACAAGGCGATTCCGGCCGGCAGTTTGGCGGAACTAATTGCCCGGGTTATCCACGTCGGCAACACCAGTTTGAAGGTGGAAGTGAACATTTTTGTCGAAGACATGTATCAGGACAAAAGAGAACATGCCATTCGCGGCGTGTTTACCTTTGTTGCCGTGGATGAAAACCGAAAGCCCACCCAGGTGTGGCAGCACGACTGACCAAAATTCTTCTGCCAGCTGGTGTGATTGGCCAAAATTACACCAACCTTTCACACAAACTGCGGATTATACTTTAGTCTAGGCTGATAGAAATTCTAAGGATTTAAAGTATTTACCCAGGATAAATCCGTAGGATCCTGCTGGTTTTTTCTGTTACATTGGTTCATTGCACATTCAAGAACAATAAGAACCCTGCAACAACATGAAGCTCGAGAATCTCAATATCATCATTGCCGATGATCACCCATTGTTTCGCAACGCTCTGAGACAAGCCTTGTCCAGTGCCTTTGCCGATACCCGTTGGTTTGAGGCCGACAGTGCAGATGCATTGCAGCAGGTACTGGATAACACCGATGCCGAGTACGACTTGGTGCTGCTCGATTTGCAGATGCCCGGCTCCCACGGTTATTCCACCCTCATCCATCTTCGCTCCCACTACCCCGATATCCCGGTGGTGGTAATTTCAGCCCACGAAGATGCGCAGACCATCAGCCGTGCCATCCATTACGGCAGCGCCGGTTTTATCCCCAAATCTGCCTCGATGGAAACCCTCACCGAAGCCATGAGCGCCGTGCTTTACGGTGATATCTGGCTGCCGTCAGGGGTTGAGATCATCAAAATTGAGGAAGATGGCACCGATCAGATGGCAGGCAAGCTTGCGGATCTGACCCCGCAGCAATACCGGGTATTGCAGATGTTTGCCGAAGGTCTGCTCAATAAACAAATCGCCTATGATTTGGGGGTATCCGAGGCCACCATCAAGGCCCACGCCACTGCGATTTTCCGTAAGCTTGGCGTGAGAAACCGCACCCAGGCGGTGATTGCGCTGCAGCAACTGGAAATGGATAAAGTCGATTTGGGTTAATCACACCTTTGCAAAACATCAAAAGGCCGCATCATGCGGCCTTTTTCAATTCACGTCAGCCACGCAGGCTTTCCCGCAGCTGATAATACAACATCCCTACCGCAAGCGCCTGATTACCAAACCATTCGTTGAGCGGAATGCGCCAGTGTTTCATGCCGGCGAACAGGCCAAACTCCCGCAGATCGCCATCGATGGCCTTGGCCATGATTTCCGACATAATGTGGCTTGTCGCCACCCCGTGGCCTGAATAGCCCTGGCAGTAGTAAACATATTCAGAGACCTTGCCAAGCTGAGGAATGCGGTTAATCACAATTCCGGCCATACCGGCCCAGGCAAATTCAATCTCAACCCCTTTGAGACGCGGGAAGGTGCGCTCGATGGCGGGGCGCAGCTCTTCGGCCACGTTTTTGGGATCGCGACCGCTGTAGTTGGTACCGCCACCGAACATCAAGCGGTTATCAGCGGTAAGACGATAATAATCAAGCACAAAACGGCAATCGTACACTGCCAGGTTATGGGGATTGATGGCCCTGGCGACCTCGTCAGACAACTGCACAGTGGCACAGTTGCCAAGGGAGGCCGGAAACAGCATCCCCTTCAGACGTGGGCGTCCCAGCTTGTGATAGGCGTTACCGGCAATCATCACCTTGTCGGCAGTCACGCTGCCGAAGGCAGTTTTCACCACTGGCCGGGGGCCATCCACGATATCCAGCACCTGGCTGCCTTCAAAAATCCGTACTCCCAGGCTTTCAGCCGCCCTCGCCTCACCAATACAGAGGTTGACTGAGTGCAGATGCATGTTCTTTTTGTTGAGCAAACCGCCGTGATACAGCGGCGATTCGAGATACTGCGGCATCTCGTCCTTTTGCACCAGCGACACCAAATCGCCCATACCCCGGCGCTCGGCTTCATCCAGCATGGATTTAAGCTCATCCATGTGGGCTGGTTTAAAGGCGGTATGCAGGTGGCCAAAGCGCAAATCACAATCGATATTGTACTTGGCCACCCTGTTTTTGATGATGTCATGACCGCGCCAGCGCAGTGCCCATACATAGTCTTCGGCTTCCAAGCCTATGCGGTTTCTGAGCTGTTTGGTCATGGCGTTGTCGCCCGATAATGAACCTGTGACCTGACCGCCGTTTCGACCGGTCGCGCCCCAGGCGATTTTATTGGCTTCCAGCAAGACCACGCTGTAACCGCGTTCGGCCAGCTCCAGCGCTGTGTTCACACCGGTAAAACCGCCACCGATAATGGCCACATCGGCCTGAATATCCCCCGCAAGCGGCGGATAATCGGTTTCCTGCTTGATGGTGGCGTTGTAGTAAGAACCGCAGCGAGCTTGCATGGAAAACTCCGTTGTTTTTTATTTTTTACGGATGTTAACGATATATGCAACGATGGGTCAATGGGGTGAACAAGATTTTGTTCACCCCGCTTAATTTATGCAACAGAGGAAGACTTCACCAGGCTGGAGATCAATGCCCTCAACGCGGCGGGTTTAACCATCTTGGCCATGTAGTGATAACCGCGGCGCTGCACATCCTCCACCAGATCCTTGCGGGTGTTGGCGGTAATGAGGATCCCCGGCAAATGCTCGCCATAGAGCGAACGAATACCGTCCATGGCATCCACCCCATTCTGGCCATCGTCCAGATGGTAATCGGCCAGCACTATGTCGGGGGCAACGCCCTTCAGACCAAGCTTGATACGGGCATCGCCAAGGTCACGGGCACAAATCACCTCGCACTGCCAGCGTCTGAGAAGGCTTTCAAGGCCGGCAAGAATGGCTTCTTCGTTATCGATACAAAGCACCTTTACCCCAGCCAGCGGCTGCAATACCGCGGGGCGGCGGGCAGGCATCGGAGTCGAGATAGTTTTCCCAAGGGGCACGCAGATAGAAAACACCGAGCCACGCCCCAGCACAGAAGCCACCTTGATATCATGGCCCAGTACCTTGCTGATACGATCGGCAATGGCAAGCCCCAGCCCCAGGCCACTCACACCCTTGCTTTGCGGATTGGCGAGACGTTTGAATTCTTTAAAAATTTCATGCAGCTCGGTTTCATCTATGCCACAGCCGGTGTCCAGCACCTGAATTTCAAGCTCACCCGGACGATGACGACAACCCAGCAGCACCCGGCCACCGCGGGCATAGCGGTAGGCATTGGTGAGAAAGTTTTGCAGCACCCTTCTCAGCAGCGCCGGATCAGAGTTGACCGTGGCGCTGGACGATACCATGGTGAAGCGGATTTGATTGTCCTTGCCCATGGCATCGAACTCCACCGCGAGCCCCGAAAGAATTTCCGACACTGAAAAGTCGCGCCGGTTTACTTCCACCATCCCGGAATCCAGCTTGGAAATGTCCAAAAGATCGGTAAGCAGCTCTCCGGCAATTTTCAGCGAGCTGTTAACGTGGGATAGGGTGGTGCGCGCCTCGTCATCGAGGTTGGTGTACTGGGAGAGCGACGCGGTAAAGAGCCTTGCGGCATTGAGCGGCTGCATCAGGTCGTGGCCCACGGCGGCAAGGAAACGGCTCTTTGAGGCGTTGGCCATTTCTTCCTGGGCCTTGGCTTCCAGCAGCTGGCTGTTGAGCATGGCAAGCTCGTAGGTGCGCTCTTTTACCCGCGACTCCAGGGTCTCGTTGGCATCCTTGAGCGCCCGCTCCTGAGCCCGGTACTGGGTAATGTCGGTAAAGGTCATCACAAAACCGCCATCGGGCATGGGGTTACCCTGAATTTTGATGACCTTGCCGTCGCTGCGCTCCCGCTCCGAGGTGTGAGGCGTGCCATCTCGCATATGCTGCACCCGCCGCTCCACCTGATCTTCTATGTCGCCGACACCGCAATAGCCGCGGGCGGCATTAAAGCGCACCACTTCACTGATGGGCATGCCAGCCTGTAAAAAGTCTTCCGGGTACTGATAGAGCTCGCTGTAACGGGCGTTCCAGGCAACCAGATTCAGATCCTTATCGACAACGCTGATGCCCTCGTAGGCATGCTCGATGGCGCCGCGCAAAATCTCCTGACTCAACATCACCTTGGAGGAGGCTTCATCCACTAAAGAGAGCACTTCGTCGAGGGCCAGATCCCGCCCGGCAATCACCGAATCGAGCACCAGCGCGGCACTGGAAGCGCCAAGCACCCCAGAGAGCATGTGTTCTGCATGGGCAATCAGCTCAGGGCTTGCGGCCTTATTCCAGCTTTCGTGGTTCACCGCCTCCGCCGAGAAGCGACTGAAACTTTGATAGGCACGGGTGGGGCTGACAAAGCGGCTGGCAAGGATCAGCAGCTCCTGCTGCGAGATAGGCCCGGTTTTGCGGCCGCCGGCGCCCTTAAGCTCACCGGGGGAGACGAAGCTGCTCGCCTGAATACGTTCCACCACCCCGGCGCGAAACCACAGCGAGCCCAGAATGTAAAACATGGTGTTGACCATCAGCGCCAGCAGGGTATCGCTCACATTGGGGCTGATATAGGACAGCAGCCAGACATCGGACAGTCCGGCGCTGGCAAGACGCTCGCCTGCACCTTGCAGCAGCACCCAAATCCACAAGCCAAAACCGGCGCCAAGGCCGAGAAACACCCCACCGCGGTTACCGTGTTTCCAGTAAAGGCCGCCGACCAGGGCCGGTGCCAGCTGGGCAAAAGCGCCAAACGCCAGCATCCCCAGATGCGCCAGCGAGTCGCTGTCGGCCAGATACAAAAACGACAAATAACCAATGCCAAGAATAAGCACAATGGCCAGACGACGGGCGTTCAAGAGAAACTGCGAAAACTGCGCAAAGTTCTTTTCGCGGATGCGACCGCCTCTAAGCATCAGCGGCACCAGCCACTCGTTGCTGACCATGATGGAAATGGTCACCACCGCCACTATCACCATGCCGGTCGCGGCCGAGAGGGTTCCAAGCAGCGCCACCACAGCCAGCCAGTCGGCGCCGATAAACAGCGGCATATTGATGACATAGGTATCGGCTGGCACGCTGTCGCCCAGCAGCAACTTGCCGGACAGTGCAAGTGGCGCCACAAAGAGACCAAACAGGGCAATATAAATCGGGAAAATCCAGCGGCCCCGGCTCAGGGTCTTTTCGCTGGCACACTCCACCACCATCACGTGGAACTGGCGCGGCATACACAAAAAGGCCGCAATCCCCACCACCAAATCCGGCAGTATGGTTTCGAGCCTGAGCTTGGGATGCTCAATCAGATTGGCCGACAGCGCCTGATCCCAAATATCGCCAAAGCCGCCAAACACCCCAAAACTGATGACAATGCCCACTAACAGAAAGGCGGCAATTTTCACCAAAGATTCAAAGGCAATGGCGAGCATCATCCCCGGGTTGTGTTCGGTGGCATCGAGTTTGCGGGTACCAAACAGGATGGCAAACACCGCCAGCACCACGGAGATGATCAGCGCCACACTTATCCCATCAAGGGGCTTGCCCTCTGGCTGGAACAAATTGAGCGACGCCACCATGGCTTTCAGCTGCAGCGCGATATAGGGCATGATGCCAAAGAGGGCTATCAGGGTAACCAGTGCCGCAAGTACCTGGGATTTGCCGTAGCGGGCGGCAATAAAGTCGGCCACCGAGGTGATATTTTGCGCCTTGGACACCACCACCATTTTGCGCAGCATGCCAAAGCCAAGGGTAAAAATCAGTATGGGTCCGAGGAAGATGGGCAGAAAGGACCAGAGGTCACCGGCGGATTGCCCCACAGTGCCCAAAAAGCTCCATGACGAGCAGTACACCGCCAGACTCAGGCCATAAATCCAGGTTTGCAGTTTTTTGGTAACACCGCTGAACCAGCGCTCTGCGCCCCACGCCAGCAGGAACAACAGAAACACGTAAAAAACCGCAATCACGGCGACAAAGAGGGTCAGATTCATAGTATGCTCATTTTTTTAACCCATTGTGCCTCGAAATCTGCGGGAAATCCAGCCAACAAACAAGGCGCAACAGGCTAAAAAATAAGGAAAAAAACAAACTAGACCAAGGTCTAATAGTGTGACGCGGGCCCGATGCCCATACTCGAAGCCACGCAACAAATTATAAAAAGGGAAGCCCTATGAGCACGCAGTCTCTCTACTCAGTGCCTGCCGACATTGCACAAAACTCACTGGTAAACAACGAACAATATCAGAAGATGTACCAGGAATCCGTTTCCAACCCTGAGGGTTTCTGGGGAGAGCAAGCCAAGCGCATCGACTGGATAAAGCCATTTACCCAGGTCAAAGACACTTCCTACGACGACCAGAATCTGTATATCAAATGGTTCCACGATGGCACCCTGAACGCATCCGCCAACTGCCTTGACCGCCATCTGGCCACCAAGGGCGATGATATCGCCATCATCTGGGAAGGCGATGATGCCAGCGAACAGCGCAAAGTCACCTACCGTGAGCTGCACGGTGAAGTGTGCCGCTTTGCCAACGCCCTGAAAGCACAAGGCGTGCAAAAAGGCGATGTGGTAACCATCTATATGCCCATGGTGGTTGAAGCCACAGTTGCCATGTTGGCCTGTGCCCGCATTGGCGCCATCCACTCAGTGGTGTTTGGTGGTTTCTCACCTGACTCCATCGCTTCCCGCGTGATTGATGGCAAATCCAAGGTACTGATAACCGCCGATGAAGGCGTGCGTGGCGGCCGTAAAATTCCGCTTAAGGGCAACATCGATGAAGCACTGAACCGCCCTGAAGTTACCACAGTGGAAACCGTGATTGTGCTTAAGCGCACCGGTGGCAATGTCGACTGGCAGCAAGGCCGGGATGTGTGGTGGCACGATGTGATAGCAAGCGTATCTGATGACTGCCCCGCCGAAGAAATGGGCGCTGAAGATCCACTGTTTTTGCTGTACACCTCAGGCTCTACCGGTAACCCCAAGGGCGTGTTGCACACCACAGGTGGTTATATGGTGTACGCCTCCATGACCCACGAATATGTGTTCGATTACAAGCCAGGCGAAGTGTACTGGTGTACCGCCGATGTGGGCTGGATCACCGGCCACAGCTATATGGTTTATGGTCCGCTGGCCAATGGTGCCACCATCCTCATCCATGAAGGCATTCCAAACTACCCAAGCCCTGCCCGTCTGGGTGAGATTGTCGACCGTCATCAGGTTAACATCCTCTACACAGCGCCGACCCTTATCCGCGCCCTGATGGCCGAAGGCAAGCAGCATTTCGACAACTTCGATGGCAAGTCACTGCGCATCATGGGTTCGGTGGGCGAGCCTATCAACCCCGAAGCCTGGCGCTGGTACCACGAAGTTATTGGTCACGAGCATTGCCCGATTGTGGACACCTGGTGGCAAACCGAAACCGGCGGCATCCTGATCACCCCACTGCCCGGCGCTACCGACACCAAACCCGGTTCGGCCACCCGCCCCTTCTTTGGCGTGCAGCCAGCACTGGTTGACAACGAAGGCAACATCCTCGAAGGCGCCACCGAAGGCAACCTGGTATTGCTGGACTCCTGGCCTGGGCAGATGCGCACCGTGTATGGCGATCACGAGCGCTTCGTGCTGACCTACTTCAAAACCTTCCGTGGCATGTATTTCACCGGTGACGGTGCCCGCCGTGACGAAGATGGTTACTACTGGATCACCGGCCGTGTGGATGATGTGATTAACGTATCCGGCCACCGCCTCGGCACCGCTGAAGTGGAAAGCGCCCTCGTAGCCCACGATCTGGTGGCAGAAGCCGCTGTTGTGGGTTACCCGCACGACATCAAGGGCCAGGGCATCTATGCCTACGTGACCCTGACCAAGGGCACCGAAGCCACTGAAGAGCTGCGTCAGGAGCTGCGTCAGTGGGTGCGTAAAGAAATCGGCGCCCTGGCAACACCGGATCTTATCCAGTGGGCCTCAGGTCTGCCAAAGACCCGTTCAGGCAAAATCATGCGCCGTTTCCTGCGTAAGATTGCGGCAAACGAAATCACCAACCTGGGCGATTCTTCTACCCTGGCGGATCCATCGGTTATCGACACCCTTATCGAGAGCCGCTTGAACCGCGCTGACTAACCAACCTCAGTCTTCTCCTCAAGTTTGGCCCCTGTTTCAGGGGCCTTTTTTATCTGTCCCTGTTCGCCAGGTTTCAGCCACACCCCGATTGCTGCTACACTCGCCCTACCCCGTGTCTGCTCAACTCCCATGTCCCATGACGCAACGCCCATGACGACCAAGCCTAAGCCCACAATCCAACTTCGCGATTATCAGCAAGATGCCATCGACGCCGCGCTTAACCACTTTCGTCACAGTCGCGACTCGGCGGTGCTGGTGTTGCCCACAGGCGCCGGAAAAAGCCTGGTGATTGCAGAGCTTGCCCGCATTGCCAAAGGCCGGGTGCTGGTGCTGACCCACGTGAAGGAGTTGGTGGCACAAAATGCAGAGAAAGTGGCAGTGCTGGCAGGCGAAGGCAGCATTTATTCCGCCGGACTTGGCGAGAAAGACAGCAGCGGTAAAACCGTAATTGCAGGGATCCAATCGGCGGCCCGTAATCCGCAGGCCTTCAGCGAGCCCTTTTCACTGGTGATCATCGATGAGTGCCACCGGGTGAGCCTCGACAGCAACAGCCAGTACCACAGCCTGTTTGCCGCCCTTAAGGCCAATAACCCCAAGCTACTGCTGCTGGGCCTTACCGCCACCCCCTATCGGCTCGGCGAAGGCTACATCTATAAGCGCCACATCCACGGCCACGTGGGCAATCCAGACAAAGCCGTTTTTGATGTCTGCATTTACGACTTGCCGATGCGGGTATTGATTAAAAGGGGCTTTTTAACACCACCAAGGCTGCTTGATGGCCTTGCAGCCCAGTACAACTTCGACAGCCTTATCCCAAAAGACGACGCCGACTATTCAGAGGCTGAAGTCAACGCAGTCCTGAACCAGAGCGGCCGTGCCACCACCGCGATTGTGGAGCAGTTAGCTGGCCTGGCGTCAGCCAAACGGGGCATCATTATCTTTGCCGCCACGGTACGCCACGCCAAGGAAGTGCTGAAACTGCTTGAGAAAAATGGCGCCGAGCCGCCGCTTAGCGCCGCGCTTATTACCGCCGATACCCCGGCCGATGAACGAGACCGAATTATCGATGACTTTAAGGCCGAGCGGCTGCAGTTTCTGGTCAATGTGTCTGTACTCACCACGGGCTTCGATGCGCCCCATGTGGACCTGATTGCCATTTTGCGCCCCACCGCGTCTGTCAGTCTGTTTCAGCAGATGGTAGGCCGTGGTCTTAGGCTGTTTCCCGGCAAAAGCGAGTGCCTTATCCTCGATTACGCCGCCAATGGCTTCAGTCTGTTCCACCCCGAAGTGGGTAAGCCCAGACCCGACAGCAAAAGTGTGCCTGTGCAGGTGCCTTGTCCGGCCTGCGGCTTTGCCAACCTGTTTTGGGGCAAGACAGATGCTGACGGCGACATAGTCGAGCATTACGGGCGCCGCTGTCAGGGACTTCTGGAAGATGGCAACCAGTGTGATTTTCGCTACCGGGCACGCATCTGCCCTGACTGCGGCATTGAAAACGATATCGCTGCCCGAATATGCCGAGGCTGCGACTCCGCCTTGGTGGACCCAGATAAGCACTTAAAAGCCGTGCTGTCCCACAAGCACCATCATTTGTTCAAAGTGGCGGATATGCTGCTTGAAGCGAGCGATGAGGGGCTGACGATTATCTATCAGGACATGGATGGCAACAGCTTTAACGAGCGCTTTAAACTGGCGACCGATGGCCAGCGCAAGGCACTGTTTGCCGCCTTCCTGCTCAGGCACCAAAGAGCGCCCGGCATTAAGCTGCCCAAATACAGGGATGCCGGCGCCATCGTAGCCGACAAGGACAAGTTTCGTGCCCCGGACATGCTGCTGTTGAAAAAGACCAAGTTTGGCTGGCAACTTATCGACAAATTCTTTGATTATCGGGGCAAATATCAGACGGGCGCACGTTTTGCACTCTGATCCTGCCTATCCCAATATCAAATCCCGGTGGCCTGTGTTATAAAAGCCCCAAGCTAAACTCCAAAGGAGCCTACATGTACGTTGTAATTTTTGGCCGTCCCGGCTGCCCTTACTGTGTTCGCGCCGAGCAACTGTGCGAGCAGCTTGCCGAAAAACGTGAAGACTTCCGCTTCCGCTACGTGGATATCCACGCCGAAGGGATCAGCAAAGAAGATCTGTCCAAGACTGTTGGCAAACCGGTAGAAACCGTGCCACAGATTTTTGTAGACAAAACCCACGTGGGTGGCTGCACCGATTTCGAAGCCTACGTGCGCGAAAACAATCTGCTGGATTGATTTTACAGGTCTTTTTAAGCCCGCCATCCGGCGGGCTTTTTATTTGGCAAGCACCGGGCTTGGTTGGCGCCCTCTGCTGCAGTAGCCACGCAACCTTATTGGCACGGCGCACGGTTAACAGCTAAGCTGGAACCATGACAGCGCGAGGAACTGCCAATGGATCCCATGCTTGCCACCATCATAGAAAAGGTCTCCAACACCCGTGGAGAGGCCTTTTTCAACAGCATTACCCTCGCCCTGCACGATGCCATCCACGCCGATTACACCTTCGTTGCCACCCTGGATAAGGAACAATATTGCTCCAATACCCTGGCACTGGTGGCCGATGGTGCCCTGGTAGACAACATCTCCTATTCCCTCGCTGATACCCCCTGCGCCAATGCCGCCGATGACTCTGTATGTTGCTACCGCGCCAATGTCGCCGCCAGCTTTCCAAACGACAAGCTGTTGAAAGACATGCAAATCGAAGGTTACCTCGGCACGCCGCTGCACGACCTTTAAGGCGAAGTGATGGGCATTATCGTCGCCCTGTATCGACGGCCCATTGAAGATGAAGCTCGGGTGCTGGAGCTGTTTAAACTCTTCTCTGGCCGCATTGAGGCCGAACTTGACCGCCTTTCCCATGAAAGACTGCTGGAAAGGGCCAATCAGCAGCTAGAGTCGAAAGTGGCTGAGCGCACAGCGCATCTTGATAAGGTTATCAGTGAGCTTAAAGACGCCCAGGAGCGGCTTGTAGAGTCAGAGAAAATGGCCGCCATGGGTAATCTGGTGGCCGGGCTTGCCCATGAGGTCAATACACCGCTCGGTGTTGCCATTACCAGCCACAGCGTGCTCAGTGAGCAGCGCGATGCCCTTCGCACCCATTATCAAAGTGGTGAGCTATCAACCGAAGAGCTGGACGAATACCTAGAGACGACCGACAGTGCGCTGATGCTGCTCGATGTGAACCTGCACCGGGCGGTGGAACTGGTGGAAAGCTTTAAGCGCACCGCCGCCGACCAACACTGTGCCGACAAAGAGCTGATTAACCTTGCCCAGTATTACCGCCAGGTACTGCTGGCACTGAAGCCCCTGCTCAAATCGGTGCAGGCCAAAGCCAGTATTCACATCCCCGAAGACTGGAACCTGACGACCATCCCCGGAGTACACTCCCAAACCCTGACCAATTTGCTCAGTAACAGCGTGATGCACGCCTTCGATGCCGGCACGGATAATAAGATAGAGATCAGCGGTGAGCGCCTTGCCGATGGCAACTATTGCATTCACTACCGGGACAACGGCAAGGGCCTGAGCCCCGAAGCCAGGAAGCACATCTTTGAGCCCTTTTGCACCACGGCACGCACCAAAGGCGGCATAGGTCTTGGGATGAGTATTGTATTTAACTTGGTTAATCAGCAGCTTGGCGGAAAAATCATTCTGCCCGCCAGTGAAAGGGGCTTTGCCTTGGATATGGTGTTTCCGGATCTTGGCGAAGGTTAGAGCACCTGCGCAAGGGAGTGAATTGCTGCCCAAAGGCTTCCACAAACGCATTGGCTAAGCCCTGGCTCATAATAAACTCATAGCAAAAAAGCGAACCCGAGGGTTCGCTTTTTCATGTAGCAGATATGGCTATCAGAGTACGTACTTGGCCGAGAAAATCACCCGGTTCAGGTCGCCATCCACGCCATTTTCCTTGCTGTTGGTGGCATACATGTATTCCACACCGAAGGTCAGTGGCTTACTTGGCGAGTAAAGCAGGTTCACATAGGCCGACATGGCGTCCTTGTTAACGTTCTCACCGGTCAAATCAACATGGTTGTCCGCTTTCATGCCAGAGAGGGTGAAGCTTGAGCGCCACTGCTCATTCCACCAGTGACGGTAAGAAATAAAGCCGCCGTATGAGCCGATGGTTTCAATCTTGCCATTGGCATCCAGCGCGCCGGCGTTGGCGTAGTTCAGCGCAAAGTAACGGCCAAGGCCCTCACCCCAGGTGGCGGTGAATTTAAGATCATCCTTGCCGACCG
It encodes the following:
- a CDS encoding acyl-CoA thioesterase, which encodes MPLTDTLPQFPEAIARRIDSSEARVIKAVFPSNTNHHNTLFGGEALAWMDETAFIAATRFCRKPLVTVSSDRIDFNKAIPAGSLAELIARVIHVGNTSLKVEVNIFVEDMYQDKREHAIRGVFTFVAVDENRKPTQVWQHD
- a CDS encoding response regulator transcription factor, which produces MKLENLNIIIADDHPLFRNALRQALSSAFADTRWFEADSADALQQVLDNTDAEYDLVLLDLQMPGSHGYSTLIHLRSHYPDIPVVVISAHEDAQTISRAIHYGSAGFIPKSASMETLTEAMSAVLYGDIWLPSGVEIIKIEEDGTDQMAGKLADLTPQQYRVLQMFAEGLLNKQIAYDLGVSEATIKAHATAIFRKLGVRNRTQAVIALQQLEMDKVDLG
- a CDS encoding NAD(P)/FAD-dependent oxidoreductase codes for the protein MQARCGSYYNATIKQETDYPPLAGDIQADVAIIGGGFTGVNTALELAERGYSVVLLEANKIAWGATGRNGGQVTGSLSGDNAMTKQLRNRIGLEAEDYVWALRWRGHDIIKNRVAKYNIDCDLRFGHLHTAFKPAHMDELKSMLDEAERRGMGDLVSLVQKDEMPQYLESPLYHGGLLNKKNMHLHSVNLCIGEARAAESLGVRIFEGSQVLDIVDGPRPVVKTAFGSVTADKVMIAGNAYHKLGRPRLKGMLFPASLGNCATVQLSDEVARAINPHNLAVYDCRFVLDYYRLTADNRLMFGGGTNYSGRDPKNVAEELRPAIERTFPRLKGVEIEFAWAGMAGIVINRIPQLGKVSEYVYYCQGYSGHGVATSHIMSEIMAKAIDGDLREFGLFAGMKHWRIPLNEWFGNQALAVGMLYYQLRESLRG
- a CDS encoding PAS domain-containing hybrid sensor histidine kinase/response regulator — protein: MNLTLFVAVIAVFYVFLLFLLAWGAERWFSGVTKKLQTWIYGLSLAVYCSSWSFLGTVGQSAGDLWSFLPIFLGPILIFTLGFGMLRKMVVVSKAQNITSVADFIAARYGKSQVLAALVTLIALFGIMPYIALQLKAMVASLNLFQPEGKPLDGISVALIISVVLAVFAILFGTRKLDATEHNPGMMLAIAFESLVKIAAFLLVGIVISFGVFGGFGDIWDQALSANLIEHPKLRLETILPDLVVGIAAFLCMPRQFHVMVVECASEKTLSRGRWIFPIYIALFGLFVAPLALSGKLLLGDSVPADTYVINMPLFIGADWLAVVALLGTLSAATGMVIVAVVTISIMVSNEWLVPLMLRGGRIREKNFAQFSQFLLNARRLAIVLILGIGYLSFLYLADSDSLAHLGMLAFGAFAQLAPALVGGLYWKHGNRGGVFLGLGAGFGLWIWVLLQGAGERLASAGLSDVWLLSYISPNVSDTLLALMVNTMFYILGSLWFRAGVVERIQASSFVSPGELKGAGGRKTGPISQQELLILASRFVSPTRAYQSFSRFSAEAVNHESWNKAASPELIAHAEHMLSGVLGASSAALVLDSVIAGRDLALDEVLSLVDEASSKVMLSQEILRGAIEHAYEGISVVDKDLNLVAWNARYSELYQYPEDFLQAGMPISEVVRFNAARGYCGVGDIEDQVERRVQHMRDGTPHTSERERSDGKVIKIQGNPMPDGGFVMTFTDITQYRAQERALKDANETLESRVKERTYELAMLNSQLLEAKAQEEMANASKSRFLAAVGHDLMQPLNAARLFTASLSQYTNLDDEARTTLSHVNSSLKIAGELLTDLLDISKLDSGMVEVNRRDFSVSEILSGLAVEFDAMGKDNQIRFTMVSSSATVNSDPALLRRVLQNFLTNAYRYARGGRVLLGCRHRPGELEIQVLDTGCGIDETELHEIFKEFKRLANPQSKGVSGLGLGLAIADRISKVLGHDIKVASVLGRGSVFSICVPLGKTISTPMPARRPAVLQPLAGVKVLCIDNEEAILAGLESLLRRWQCEVICARDLGDARIKLGLKGVAPDIVLADYHLDDGQNGVDAMDGIRSLYGEHLPGILITANTRKDLVEDVQRRGYHYMAKMVKPAALRALISSLVKSSSVA